In a single window of the Scyliorhinus canicula chromosome 1, sScyCan1.1, whole genome shotgun sequence genome:
- the LOC119962542 gene encoding cytochrome b-c1 complex subunit 9, translating into MALLRQVYNMVFRRSSTFALSIVVGAVFFERVFDQVGDAVFEHMNQGNSGNTSNTIMRSEEE; encoded by the exons ATGGCGCTGCTGAGGCAGGTTTACAACATGGTGTTCAGGAGAAGCTCCACTTTTGCGCTCAGCATTGTAGTGGGCGCCGTCTTTTTCGAGAGGGTGTTCGACCAGGTCGGGGATGCTGTGTTTGAGCACATGAATCAGGG AAACTCTGGAAACACATCAAACACAATTATGAGAAGTGAGGAAGAATAA